The DNA sequence ggaagtgtctacggatatacaacggagccattcaaagtctcgttccaaggtcagctactaccaacaatcatgacgaccgtggactctccgttgatctagcatctcggccacctaattctgatgcactgactgtaatcagAGACAACTTtaattcatcgttttttttcctccatgtctgtgattttaccttgccttgtactcgatatcgcgacggtaccgaaaccctccagtatgtttgtgtactgtacctttcaagtacccgtttacgtcaagttctgtcgttcgccgaaataaaatagctcttctcaagaagccatcaaaaattaaatttatagacacaattattattgaaatataaacatttgaataacaatgttgaactctgttgatatcgtttgcaatgaatgctgtactactagcgacataataatgatcgtattgatcagctgataccatggcatgcagctcgctgatcatgctgatgtcgatgcatgaacattccgttttcttcatctctggcatttcaccgtgtctactttttgaatggcatgatatttaaaggtgatgtttcaagtttgatatagacggtagggatgcagttacttttcatttccttcgaaaatacatcgtttttcaattcaaaatgaaccgtgaaagtgctgatcattttttgtgctgaacgtgcgtgttcagtgcagtgcactgtggagtgcatgtaatatgtacagagtcagggccgatcatgctggacgacgctcactggcttcaaactcagtttaaattccttttttattcgttttctacaactacaaattcactggcattgccaaaactataaaataatagcaataatgcacccctcccgcccataatggactcaagcaaactttgcactccataatgtactcggctttgcctcgtacattatgtcacgcaaagtttgctttcgtccattatgggcccggagggggtgcattattgcttaaatattagtgcatgtttcTTACAATGAATTCTcatatagagaaaacagaaaagtatcaggaacttttCGTGCTTTTcttatgaactgcagatttcataatgattagtacactttgcaaacagactttcaatttgcagacaatcaagatatttctgacgtatatatctctgatatgtctgattattaatattatgaacCTGCGCTGTATAGTAAGTaacggtatcagaggacgccgAGTCCAATCACGTTAATGCGGaatacaataactttaggtgttactggatgctatttgacctttcacctcaaaACACCTCTATGTCAATGCCGTGAAGAAGGAgcgatgattttaaatttttagcaAGAACTAATTTCTAAACATTCACTACTTCACAAAGTTTAAAGTCGTCAatccaaaacctgtgaatttgagtgaaattatgctgctgacctacaatttctaccacGTGCACTGCGCTGTGtgggttgaaattttgttctgtgcGCTCAGTGGACACGCTCGCATGCCCAGTCTGTTCGCTATCACTCAGTACATTGCGCGACAGGCATCCCAAAAACACTTTAATTCAGATTTTCCTGGTAAAATTGGACTTAAGAAGGTGTATAACAATAATGTTATTCCCAAAATAtcgggatttatgtccttgtacatcGCGCGCTTCagtattgtcctcgacgctacgTGTCTcagacaatacctccgctgcacaaTGTACTTGGACATAAACccagtattttgggaataaccttatattatgcAAGTAACATGCCCAaagggtgcgccgaaaaatacaactgaatgattaAATTTGTCACTGGCACGATGccttttaggcaagtatgagcctgtgtcgaCACTGAAACaccacactgacccccccccccccctccattgggcatttcaaaaacatggtgacccacccccatcatcaaagtcaaaaacaggggtgccccccccccccgaccaaagaaactgaccagtccctgtgatagagggaccgtgcccTAATGTAGCTTCTTCATATATTGGTTTGTATATTGTGTATTTCCCAAAAATTCACAAGTTCTAAGTTGGTAGGTAGCCCTACGagtacgagtatggcgagagtgtccagCTTTGGCTGTGCCGCCTCCCAACTGGAGTTGGGAGCGCCGTagcaaagccggacactctcgcacCATCCACAGGCGCCTAAACCGTCGCTACGCGAAGCTGGCCTGTATAACGGTATTTCTCCTCCGTTATACAGGCCGGCTTCGCGTAGCGACGGTTTAGGCGCCTGTGCACCATCCATTCCTGAATCCTGGTACTACGGCAAGTTGCTACGGTGAAAACTGCACACTACCTTTTTTATCGCCCTTGCGTTTTTTGTTTTGACCTTCCATGTCGTCCCGTCAGAGCAGGGCCACGTTAATGTAAACCGATCATTCCGTTTCATCATTTATCGACAGCAAGATCAGTGATACGATATCGAAGCGGACAGTACAAACATAAGCAGTACGTGCGTCTGCCATATCTCATGTGCCTGGCGTCTGCACACAATACTGGGTTCAAACATGTCAAAGGTCGAAAAAGGAGACTAAACGTAATATGAATTTGCAGACTCCGCTGCCATAGACTTAAACGTCTGTGACAGTGATATTTGTGTTACTTGCAtataaaagttaaattttaaaataaatattattaattaCCTTTTAATTTATGAAGCAAAGCCTTTGTTACGGTCTGAACTATTTCCAACTTATCGAGCGACAGATTAGAAATATGCTAATACATTCAATAAGTGCAGGCGCATCTGTGTAGTATCTGCTCAACTATGTCTGAAACAGAATACAGCAAACCACTTGTTATCGCAAGTCTAGCAGTATGCGCGGCTGGTACTGCCTGGTTCTTATGGCGTAGTTCAAAACAACCAAAGAGAAATAAGGTGGCAGTTGGCAAAGTATCGTCAGTGTATTTATATCCAGTGAAGTCATGTGGAAGAATTGAATTGGCAGGAGGGAGGTGCACTCAACTTGGTTTGAAAAGTGGACCACTGAAAGATAGGTAAATCATGGACGAACCACGCGGACGGAACTTATTTAACTTTGTCGTGCCCGTATTGTCTAATGAAAAGCATATCGTCCcgccaacaaacaaacaaacaagatttTGCTACCCTCCCCAATCGTTGCTAATGAGGGTAGGGTTGAAAAAAGGCGGGGAGGGGGAGCATTCAATGTGTTATCTTActactagctgtgatatcgcagcggtacttgtggcgtgtatatcgaacgcgatcgggtcattggggtcatcgccacatcGGGACTGTGGcggtgaccccaatgacccgatcgcgttcgatacacgccacaagtaccgctgcgatatcacagctatcttACTACCTATGTTAGAGATGATGGGAAAGATTCTTGACCACGGGATGACGTCAGTAGGTGCAACACACGTGAGctaggtgaatgagagatcagacgatacagaagagtgaatgatacagaaattgtgtgaaaaaagcagaaataaaagttatgtcatctgtgtatgttgaaactttgaatattggtttGGTGGTAGAAAAATTAAACTTCAATGACTTGTTTCCACCACGctgtgacacaaaaatgacgtaaaaaccTGCAAGTACCCAGAtggcccgcggtcgagaatatgATGCCCTTGAAACCACAGTCCACAAATTCTTGGTATCTAATACTTTCTCATGAAGTTAATCAATTTAATTCAATGTAAGGCTTGAGCAATAAACCGCCTTCAGTGTTTAtcttttatttacaaataaagaGAAAGCAATTATTTTGAAGGATCAATTAAATTCTTGCTCAGACCAAATTAAATTCTTGCTTAGACCAGTCATCCTCATCCAAATGCATTTCACTGTTAATATTGTTAGCAATATTACATACatagtttgaacaaaaataccTGAATTGTAGCGGTAAGAAGTTTTTCTGTCCATTGAATGCAAATTGCTCTGTTCATTTGTACCTTCTCCCTTGATCCTGTTGATTTAGGATAAAAATCTTCAAATTCCCAGATCCTCTTTCTCCCCCAATGGCTTTGAGACTAATATTCTCTTTATAAAGCAAGGCTCTGAACAATTTGCAATCTGCAGGTTTTCAATTTTGATCCAGTGTATTCTTAGATCAAAGTCTTTGACACATGGATTGAAAAACGGATTTTAAAAGGATTAAAAACCAAAACAATTAAGTTTTTCATTTGGTCTCTTGATTTAATCCCTTAGCAAGTCATTTGCATTTAGTCAGATATTATTTTTTTGCCTTTAGGCATTGGCTCATTGTTGATGGTGACAATAACTTCACAACAATGCGTCAAGAACCAAGAATGTGCTTGATTCAACCAAGTCTTTCTGAAGATGAAAAGTACCTACAGTTAGATGCTGTTAACATGCCAACACTGAAAGTACCAGTAAATATCAATGAAGTCCCAAAAGGTGAACAAGAAATTATTAACACGAGGTCAGTTGCAAGTTGCTCTAAATAGGTTTTAATCTTCTGTTAAACAACTGTTTCAAAGGAGTTCAACAAGAATTATGTTTGAGAAAAGGCCTATGGCTTCTTTGTAATTGATACAACATGTAAATTAGCGTGACagttatcaaaaatattttagccTCAGATGAAGAAGTCTCTTATGAAAGATTGTTGACTCAGCAAATATTGATGCAGTATAATTCTGATGGTTTTGTAgtatttcaaaatgtatgaCCCATTTCTATTCTTTCCATTATCATGTGTGTATACATGCTTTGtgcttgtatttgtgtaagatATTTGACCCTGTGTGTAAATTCACCTGTAAGCCACATATCAAATAATGAACTCATTTTATGACTTCTACACTTGTGTGTACATGAATGTTTACCAAATACTGTGCAGTAGATATGAATCTGAGACTGTGAAACTCTTTCTAGTAGCTAGTATTAGCTGTAGGTGATTTTGACTGATAGTTGGCTCAAAAGTAACAGTTTTGTGTCCAGCAAAATTCCAGCAGTTTCTCATTTTTGACCACCAACTTCTAAATTGTAGGTTTAATTTGGACTGCCATAAAATCTTTATTCATAACAGCATTGCTAATGATAGTACTTTGTGATTCAATTACTAGCATAGTTGAATAACCACTTCTGTGTGTCACTCATTGAGTGTAATCCTGTCAAACTCAGTTTCACAGATACACGTTTGTAAATCAGTAAATCTAGCAGATGTCCAAGGTTCCATGAAACTACAAGAATATGAAATAGTTTGCATCATGAATAATGTTCTGCGTCACTGTTGGACAATGAATACAAGATTTGTTACAAGCAATCctgaaaaagataatgtacacacagacatacagacgccagcgactcaccatataagttttttttggtatttatatacataccaaatatgagctaaaaacgtTATTTTGAGCCCTGTTGACATGTTAAGAATGTTAAAATTTCTCTTTTTGTCTTTTGTGTCCACTCTTATATTTCTCAATGTATTACCTGATGTAAAATTTTACTGCCTTGGTCGTATACTGATCTGCACGTTTAAAAAGCTGTTACTAAACCctagttttatgttttcacttcTAGAGTATGGAGAAATAATGTTCAAGGCAAATATTGTGGTGAAGTTGCTGAAGTGTGGTTGAGTTCTTTCTTTGACAAACCAAACTTTAAGTTGGTTTTTTTAGATAATTTACCTCCAAGAATGTCCATAGATGATCCACTGTACAAGCATATTGCACAGCAAGATGATGCGGTATGTATTGTCTTTGTGACAACACCTTTCAGGCATGTAGTCTTTGAATGAAGGTTAACAAGTATGTTTCCTTTTATATTGGGGACGATTTTAACTTTGTATCCAAAGACTCCCTCATATGTTATTCAACTATCTTAGTATTCTGAGAGTTTGTATTTCTAAAGACTGTACTAAACATACGCTTTAATAATCCAAGTCTTCATTTTAACAGGACCATTGGGTTTATGTACTGTGCATTTCACGTAGCTAAATATGTTACAATTCATTTTCTAGATTGCTTATCAAGACAGCAGTTCCTACAATATTCTTGGTGAAGCAtctctgaaagatttaaacCAAAGATTGGAAAACCCTGTATCCATGAAGAACTTCAGACCCAACTTTGTGATATCAGGAAGCAAGGCATTTGAAGAGGTGAATTTCAGAAACTCTTTCTTATTTTCACATTACATGCAAGAGATGTGGCATTGTAAATCAGCATTTGTCAGACAATAGAAGAGAATGGCAATAGTTTTATTGTCGGGTAACAGTGTCCAATGAAGCACAAGATAAATGTGTGATTGATTCTTTCATCCAAGGTAACTAGGATTGATAATTACTCATACTTCCTTGTGGTAGATTACAGAATAGAGCCCGTTATGTCAGGCCCTGAAAGTTGAGAAATTTCATACGCCATTTCATTATTAAATCATAGGTATTCCCTCATGTCATATTTCATGAGTGATTATAAATCCATCAAATGAGATTGGGAATAATGTTTGTTAGTCACTTTATCTACTGGTAAACAAATTCAACAAGAATAATATGTATCCACTTATAATAAACCATTCCACTTTGTCTTCTGCTCATTTAAGGATGAGTGGAAATACTTGCAAATTGGTGACACCAGCTTTAGACGTTACAAGTACTGTCAAAGGTAATTTATACTTCTTCActgtatacatacatgtttacTTATATATACAGTAATACTGTATCATTGTGGAAAGACAGCTTGTTTGCATTCAATGTAATACTGGTGattaatataaggttattcacaaaataccagaaTTTATATCTAAGTACATCATGCAGCTGAGGTATTGCATTGACAATACCTCCACTACATGATATACTTGACATAAATTCTGATATTTTCTGAGTAAccttattatacacctttttagttaaattttaccagaaaaaaGTAGAAATTATAGCATTTTGCAGAGGTTGTCATGCACTGCATAGTACCATCACATGCAGACTGGGAATGTGTTCAGCACTTCCACTAAGCATACAGAAAGAAATTTTAACCCACGCAGCGCAGTGCACATGATAGAAATTATAGTTCAGCTGCATAGTTTCACTCAAATTTGCAGGTTTTGAACTGTCCATTATTCACTCCATAACACACTAAATGTTATGTGTtttctgcaaaaaatataaaatcttcCCTGTTTTTCTTGTGTTACATACAAGTGTTATGACGTCAAATGACAAATGGCATCCTATAACACCTAAGGTTACTGTTCTCCATGTCAAAGTTATCGGATTCTGCATCTTCTAACACTAAAACTTACTGTACCATGAATCTTCATAGTTTACGGATGCAAGTGTATAATAGGACACAATACCTGACACAATACCTGACACAACCAGAACATAGCAAGAATGTGTTGCATGTCCCCTATGTATGTTTCCTGCAAATTTATTCAAGTAACAGTCCTATGCATCAACTTTTAAATTATGGAAGAAAGCTTTTGGACACTTACTGGTAGTACACCATGGTCTTGTCTACCTCatgaaagacaaacaaataTTTACTATTGTTGAAGGTGTGCGCTGACCTGTATGCAAAatcaagatttcatttttttactgAGTACTATTTATGAATAATCCTTGTCTTACTTTCTTGTCATTGGAAATAATATCAGATGGATGTACTCTTTTTTCCTTCAGATGTAAAGTGACGACGGTTGATCCGGAAACTGGTATAATGAATGAGACTGAACCACTGCAAACACTTAGAAGGTATGATACTCAGTAATATATCAATGTACAAATAGCTACCTTGTAGGATGTAATTCACTTACAAAGCTATTTCCTATCATCTTCAGCAATCTTATTGCTGACTTTCAGCTGACTCTGGCTGTATGCTAACCTGACTGTTGTAATTTGGAACCTAGAAAGCTGTTGCTGATATGGTagtatgttttttattttcagttatCGGTTGTGCAAAGAAGACAGTCCTGAAAAGTCAATCTATGGACTTAATCCGTTGTTTGGAGTCAACATAATGGCTGAGAATGAAGGCACAGTGCGTGTTGGAGATACAGTCTATGCATGCTATGATTAGATGTCTTCTTGTTTGCATGATAGATTTTTATACAATCTTGAACAAATAGGTGAATTTTCACTTTTCAGTTGAACTTTGTCAAACATTTGTAGCATGCCTCAAAATAATGTATGGTGATATTTCAAAAGTGAACAGTACCACACAACGTAATTTGTATGCAATGTAGACAAAGTTCTAAGGAAGTAATAATAAAGCAGAGGAAAATAAACTGGTAACTTAAGGAGCACTTTTAAATACAAGTGCTGACTGAAAATATGTATCATTATATCAGTTTTTACAAGACCAAATCAGACCAGTTTTTGTCCAGGAAAATGAAATTACTATTGAAATTAACCATGAACATtaacaatgaaaatgcatgaCAATGGATATTGACAATAACCATTTTACAGTTTATGGCCATGTTTGCAGTTTAGTTGCTTAGTTAAGATGTATCATATTTTACTAGAAGGTGTTGGGTATTTCTTTCTTCAATCAGTCTGTCATGAAAACCAAAACTAAATGTCTCTATGGCCGTTTCAGAATTGTTTTAATGAGTTGAATGATGTAACTGCCTATCAAAACatgcacaaaaaattgacaaaacattcAAAAAGGGTGCTGCCATTGGAGTGTTGTCTGCAAAGACATCAACAATCAACCATGAGCAGAAATAATGTTGATCATACATGATAATAATGTCAGACAAAACCCTTGCTGTACTGAACCTTGGCAATGAGTCGCTCATTTTAATATCCTATCATTGAAAGAGTACACTGATAATCCTATCACATATCAAATAAagtaattttttccaaattgtaCTTGAAGTTTTTATGCTACGTTCAGACAGGTaaaattgaaacgcttctgcaacactatttgtgatttacaaacacaggggattaatagtttgagtCAGCTTGTGTCCAcactcacaaaattaagccattgttttggtgtttaagacgtcttaatgcgccctctcgagttcaaaaggtgtgtatgacCAAGCATACGGCattgtaacaagatggctgaaatgaACGACGTGGTACTGGCTTGTCTTCTGTTTTTTTACCTGCTGCATATTCGGTCCAGACCGAGTCATCGTCGCTTTAATGATCTGAATGCAGACCAAATGCAATCGTTAACCGATTTAGCCCTTGCGTTTGATACGTTCAGaactgtaataaagggaaaatgGCTCACACATCTCAAAcaccatttttagctccgctgtcagcgacgcggagcttatcaaataggttgattatccggcggcgtccggcgtccgtcgtcgtccgtcaacaattgccttctcctctgaaaccacaagtccaattgctttgaaattttatatgcagttcacttggggtgacctcacttcattttgttcaaatcatggtgaaatttgcatatttgtatttttggggcattttttggtgtttttggtaaaaaaatcttctctgaaaccgctcgtccgattgctttgaaatttgatatgcagtttgcttagggtgacttaaggtgaagtactacgaattacgtcaaaattaggttgtggtgtcatttttttgaaactttgcacaaatattctcggaagttgtgcaagtgcaaaaatgaaataaaaaatgggggtcaccacgctcgtttccatggaaacggacgttaaaatggcgtcgttagaaatatataaaaatgatataattcacttaaactaaagaaagcaattataaaaagcttagcaaatgagataattttaataaataccaagacttaagatccatatctatcgaatctatagttttcatgatgtttgtaatgaaattttaacatcagtatcgattacaaaatgacgatatcgaaattatatcactacataattttcgaactttcttcctgtcgctttgaatggtgtcaatttgaccaaacttggcgaataaaatcctgatataataccatttagtt is a window from the Ptychodera flava strain L36383 chromosome 11, AS_Pfla_20210202, whole genome shotgun sequence genome containing:
- the LOC139144558 gene encoding mitochondrial amidoxime-reducing component 1-like isoform X1, with protein sequence MSETEYSKPLVIASLAVCAAGTAWFLWRSSKQPKRNKVAVGKVSSVYLYPVKSCGRIELAGGRCTQLGLKSGPLKDRHWLIVDGDNNFTTMRQEPRMCLIQPSLSEDEKYLQLDAVNMPTLKVPVNINEVPKGEQEIINTRVWRNNVQGKYCGEVAEVWLSSFFDKPNFKLVFLDNLPPRMSIDDPLYKHIAQQDDAIAYQDSSSYNILGEASLKDLNQRLENPVSMKNFRPNFVISGSKAFEEDEWKYLQIGDTSFRRYKYCQRCKVTTVDPETGIMNETEPLQTLRSYRLCKEDSPEKSIYGLNPLFGVNIMAENEGTVRVGDTVYACYD
- the LOC139144558 gene encoding mitochondrial amidoxime-reducing component 1-like isoform X2, giving the protein MSETEYSKPLVIASLAVCAAGTAWFLWRSSKQPKRNKVAVGKVSSVYLYPVKSCGRIELAGGRCTQLGLKSGPLKDRVWRNNVQGKYCGEVAEVWLSSFFDKPNFKLVFLDNLPPRMSIDDPLYKHIAQQDDAIAYQDSSSYNILGEASLKDLNQRLENPVSMKNFRPNFVISGSKAFEEDEWKYLQIGDTSFRRYKYCQRCKVTTVDPETGIMNETEPLQTLRSYRLCKEDSPEKSIYGLNPLFGVNIMAENEGTVRVGDTVYACYD